The region CATCAGGTCCAGCTGCGCCTCGTAGAGGTCCTGCTCGTTGGGCACGGACGCGGCTTCGGTGACCCGGTCGGCGTCGTACAGGAAGATCCCGATGTACCGCAGCCGGCCCACACACGTTTCGGCGCAGACCGTGGGGATGCCCACCTCGATGCGCGGATAGCAGAACGTGCACTTCTCCGCCTTGCCGGAGCGGTGGTTGAAGTACATCTTCTTGTAGGGGCAGCCGGTGATGCACTGCCGCCAGCCCCGGCAGCGGTCCTGGTCCACCAGCACAATGCCGTCCTCTTCGCGCTTGTAGATTGCGCCCGACGGGCAGGAAGCCATGCAGGAGGGATTCAGGCAGTGCTCGCAGATCCTCGGCAGATAGAACATGAAGGTGGAATCGAATTCCAGCTTCACCTTCTCCTCCGCGTCCCGGCGCATTTTCTCCAGCACCGGGTCCTGCCCGCCGGTGCGCTCGGACCCGCCCAGGTCGTCGTCCCAGTTGGCCGACCAGGTGATTTTCATGTCCTTGCCGGTGATCAGGGACTTGGGCTTGGCCACGGGAAAGTCATTGCCGGCCGGTGCGTTGATCAGGTTTTCGTAGTCGTAGGTCCAGGGCTCGTAGTAGTCATTCAGCTCCGGCTGGACCGGGCTGGCAAAGATACCGAAGAGCTTGGCCAGCCTCCCGCCGGCTTTGAGCTTCAGCCTGCCGCGGTTGTTCAGCTCCCAGCCGCCCTTCCACCGCTCCTGGTCTTCGTACCTGCGCGGATACCCCTGCCCGGGCCGGGTCTCCACGTTGTTGAACCACACGTACTCGGTGCCGGCCCGGTTGGTCCAGGCCTGTTTGCAGGTCACCGAACAGGTGTGGCAGCCGATGCACTTGTCCAGCGCCATCACCATTGCTGTCTGCGCCATGATCCGCATCAGTACTGCACCTCCTGGGAACGTTTACGCACCACGGAGACAATGTCCCGCTGGTTGCCGGTGGGGCCGAGATAGTTGAAGGCCCAGGACAGCTGGGCATACCCGCCGATCATGTGGGTGGGTTTGACCAGGATCCGGGTCACGGAGTTGTGGATGCCGCCGCGCCGGCCGGTGGCTTCGGACTTGGGCACATCGATGATGCGTTCCTGCGCGTGGTAGACGTAAATCACTCCGGCCGGCATCCGGCTGCTGACAATCGCCCGGCCCACCAGCACCCCCGAGTTGGACACGCATTCCACCCACTCGTTGTCCGATACCTCGATCAGGGCGGCGTCCTGCGGGCTCATCCAAACCGAGGTTCCGCCGCGGGACAGCGAGAGCATCAGCAGGTTG is a window of Arthrobacter sp. zg-Y1171 DNA encoding:
- the narH gene encoding nitrate reductase subunit beta; this encodes MRIMAQTAMVMALDKCIGCHTCSVTCKQAWTNRAGTEYVWFNNVETRPGQGYPRRYEDQERWKGGWELNNRGRLKLKAGGRLAKLFGIFASPVQPELNDYYEPWTYDYENLINAPAGNDFPVAKPKSLITGKDMKITWSANWDDDLGGSERTGGQDPVLEKMRRDAEEKVKLEFDSTFMFYLPRICEHCLNPSCMASCPSGAIYKREEDGIVLVDQDRCRGWRQCITGCPYKKMYFNHRSGKAEKCTFCYPRIEVGIPTVCAETCVGRLRYIGIFLYDADRVTEAASVPNEQDLYEAQLDLMMDPNDPEVIAGARAEGIPEDWLDAARRSPVYALAKEMRVALPLHPEYRTMPMVWYVPPLSPIVDVLKEQGHDGEAAENLFGAIEALRIPVEYLAELFTAGDTDLVTAVLRKLAAMRAYMRNITLGDEPDERIAADVGMTGAQIVAMYRLMAIAKYEERYVIPAAHAEDAHNLEEIGCSLDVDGGPGMGQTGVFGEASGRPMPVAVENFEALQARQRGEDPTGNGNLGGRVNLLNWDGRGSPQGLFPANNNRGAPDEGAGEGMGAGYDQAEGDGPGSDQGRADK